A segment of the Desulfovulcanus ferrireducens genome:
CATTTTGGCCGCTCAATACGCTATAATTCCAAGAATTAAGTTTACTTACAAGTAAGGCACGATCAACTGGAGAATCCTCTACAACTAGTATTTTTTCCTTTCCTTCCGGAAAAAAAGCTTTTTGCATGCTCCCTCCAACAAATCAGTACGGGGCTATTCTTAATCTTTTTTGGAGAAACATCAGGTGGGAAGTTCTCTACTTTTCTCACAGGTCAAAACCGTGGGGCTAGTAGATATTTGCTAAAACAGGTCAAAGCTAAAAGTTTTCTCAACTTCTCAACATAATTCTTTTTGTCCTTTTAATTTTCTTCTTGCGGCAGTACTCGCAAAAGATAGGCATTGTCTAATCTCAGATATTTACGAGCTAGCTTCTTAAGATCTTCTGGCTCTATTTTTTGGATTGCTTTTATCAATCTCTTGTTAAAGTCCACATCCAAACCTTTAACCAACAAAGAAGCAGCCTCTCGGCTACGAGAGCCCAAGCTTTGATGATTGCGGATATATTCACCTACATAAACATTTTTGGCCCTGTTAACTTCTTCTTCGGATAAGACTTTTTGTTGTAACATTTTTACAATATCCTGAAAGCCCTGTTCGGCCTGGTCTATCTTTTCTGGATACGTCCCAATATAAAATGCCAAAAACCCGGTCTGCGGGGTCTGCCACAAAATTGCGGTGACTGTATAACACAGGCCTTGTTTGTCTCTTAACTCCCTAAACAAAAGACCTCCCTGTCCGGCCAGGACCCTCTTGAGCACGTTCAATCCCGGGCTATCCGGATCCTCTAAACCTGGAACTGGAAAGATCTGCAGAATATGTGTCTGATTTCTATCCCTTAAAAAAAGATTCTTTTTTCTTTTTTGAGACCAACTAAACTCAGATCCTTTTTCCACCTCCAAGACGGGGCTTTGTTTTAGGCGCACGACAAAGTCATTTAAAGCCTTTTGATCGATCTGACCACATATGGCCAAAACAAAAGGAGCTTTCTTTTGCTTTTCCCAAAATCTGGCTACATCAGCCTTTGTAATTTTCTGTACATCTTCAATTCTACCCAAATGGAAATAGCTATAAGCCCCCTTGGAAAATAAAAAGGGAAACACGTGTCTAAAAGCATATCCCAAGGGCTGATCTTCCTGCGCCTTAATTTCAGCTATTTGATCATCAATAGCCCGTCTCACTTCTTCAGTTTCAAACGCAGGTTCTAAAATGACATCTCCGAGTAACCTGTACAGGTCCTGGCTGAAGCGCAGAGGAAATTTGGCAGTTAAGACAAATTGCTCCCTCCCTGCGCTTGCGCTTAAATAAGCAGCCCTATCCGAGAGGAAGTCCTGGATCATCGGCGCAGTCATATTTTTAGTACCCCTCGTCAGACATTTGGCTGTAAGCTCAGCCAGGCCCTGCTCTTTGCTTCCTAACAAACTGTCGCCGCCAGGCCAGGCCATACTAACAGCGGTATAAGGCAGGGTCGGGTCATTTATTAAAACCAGGGTCCGGCCTTGGCCTAAATCCAAGATTTCCCTTTCTCTAGTTTCAATACCAACAATTTCCTGTTTCACTTCATTTTTGCCGGGCCACTTTTTTAAATACGCGGCAAAAGTCTCCCCATCCAGTTTAACCGAATCAGGCAGAAGCAAGGATGCATAAAAACTTTCCGGCCTGAAATATTTATCCAACACCTCTCTCAGTTCTTTTTTGTCTACATGACGCAACTGGTATAAATACTTTTCTTCGGCCTGGACACTGCCTTCAAAAAATTGAAAATAACCCAGTTTTGAAGCAAGTCCGGACAGTGTTTCTTTAGATTGAAAAAGCTCATCTTCCAAATTCAGCTTGGCCCGGTCGATTAACTCCTGAGGCAAATCCTTTAGTTTTAAAGTAGAAATTTCCTGGATAAATTCTTCCCAAAACTGCTCTACTTTATCCGGATCGAGCATAACGTTAAAATAAAGCATGCCTGCCCGTTCCAGCATTAAGGCTGAACAGGAAATGTCATCCACAAGCTGAAGTTCGTACTTAAACTTTCTGTATAACTTAGAACTCATGTCCCCGCCCAGGACATAAGCCAGAACTTCCAAGGCTGGTCCATCCGCTGAAGAAAGACCCGGAATAGGCAGGGCCATGTTCACATACACTTTTTTCCACGGACCATGCTCAACCTGTATATGCTCAGAAAAATTTAACGTCTCTTGAACAGGCTTCACCCGAAACTCCTGGCTCAATTCAAGAGTTTCTTGGTTATTTAAGCCCCCAAATACCTTCTCGGCCTGAGCAATCACTTCATTTTTGTGCACATTGCCACAAACTACCAGAAGCATGGATCTCGGCTGGTAAAACTTGCGAATATAACTCTTCAAATCCTGCCCGGATAAATTCTTTACTGTCTGGGGGTAACCTATAATGGGTCGAGCATAAGGCAGACCTGCCCACACCTTAGCCTGGATGAGTTTAAACAGTTTCTGGCCAGGATTATCCTCTCCCCTTTGCAGTTCAGCCAAAACCACATTTTTTTCCTGATCTAGCTCTTTAGGATCAAAAGTAGAACCAAAAACCATGTCCTGGACAATATCCAGTCCCAACTTCCAATATTTATCCGGCAGGTCGACCGTGTACACGGTATAATCAAAACTTGTGGCCGCATTGATGTACCCGCCCACACTTTCCACTTCCCTGGCCACCTGACCAGGCCCTCTCTTTTTGGTTCCTTTGAATACCATATGTTCTAAAAAGTGACTGATGCCAGCCTGCTCCTCTGTCTCATAAGCTGACCCGGCACGGACATATAAACGAATGGCTACCAGAGGAAAACGCTGGTCCTCTTCTACCAAAACGGTAAGGCCATTTGGCAAAACCACTACCTGCTCTGCTGCTGCGGCAAAAGGTGACTGTGCATTTAAAAGCATAAATAATAACCCCATAAAAATTATTTTTTTAATCACAGCTAAATCCCTCGCAAAATCAAATTTGAAGCGACCAAAGTGTTCTAAATGAACTAAAAATTTATACAGCATGTTAGCGTATAAATTTTGTTTTACTGATTAAGTGAACTTGTTCTATCTTTATTTTGTCCTTTTATAAACTAATTTTTTTAACTCTATTCACTCCAAATCCCAAAAAATACTATTCCTCCAAGTCCTTCAAATCAAAGGCAGGCGTAAGCATTTCCTCATCTACTTTATCTGCATCCTCAGAATAAAAACGCACCAGGTTATGTAAGTAATTAAAGGATGTTTCATCCATTTTGATAAAATCAACAGCCAACTCTTTTTTATCAGATCTGACAATTTTGCCCTCTATCTCTATGACCGAGTCTAAACCCAAAAAAATTTTCAGTCGACACTTTTCATTGCGAACAAGGGCCGGCTCTGCTGTTGCTAACAAGCCTTTAAGACTAATATTCTTGGTTTTAAGCTCAAATTTTTGGCCCCCTTGAAAAATAAACACCGGCAGTTCTACTTTAACCCTTAATCTTCTTCTTTTCTCAGACATAACAAGTTTCTCCAGTTTTTTTCCAGCATTGACAACAAATCGAGATTTTCCTTATAAACTAATAAAATTTCCTTTTGCAAGCACATAAACCCATAAACAACAAGGCTTCCCTTTGATTACTTTCCATAACTATTTACATTTCAAATAAAAAAACTTCCATCCAAAAAAACATTTTAACCCAGCCAAAGGAGGAATTCATGGACATTAGCGGACTTATCCCCATTCCTGACCCCATCCAGGTTCCCTGGGGGTGGTTCTATTTTTTCCTTACCTTAACTTTCATCATCCATCTGGTTTTCATGAACATTATGCTCGGTTCCGGAATCATCGCTTTAGTGAACAGCATAAAAGATGCCCAGAAAACCCCTCCCCTTGCCAAAGACATCTCCCTGAAGCTCCCTTATGCCATTGCCCTGACCATCAACTTTGGTGTAGCTCCCTTTCTCTTTCTCCAGGTTCTTTACGGACATTTCATCTATGTAAGTTCAGTACTTATGGCTATTTACTGGCTAAGTGTTGTTGGGCTGCTTATCCTTCTTTATTACAGCGCTTATATCTATGACTTCAAGTTTGATGTACTTAAAGGAGCAAAAATATTTTTTATTGCTATTACCGTCATTCTGGCCTTGATTATCGCTTTTTTATTTACCAATAACATGACTTTGATGCTTGTACCAGCCAGATGGGCAACCTATTTCCATAACCCTTCGGGGACCATCTTAAATCTTACCGAACCCACTCTCTGGCCCCGCTATCTTCACTTTGTCACAGCTTCCATTGCCATAGGGGGACTATTTGTAGCCTTTATCTGGAGCCGAAAAAAAGACCACCTTCAAGCAAAACAGAATATGAATCAAGGGCTGCAGTGGTTTACTTATGCTACCATAGCCCAAATTTTAATCGGGTTCTGGTTTTTACTTAGCCTTCCGCAACACATCATGCTTAAATTTATGGGCGGTTCCACCCTTTATACCGGAATTTTCTTCCTTGCACTTGGCTCAGCTATTCTCACCCTGACCTTCGGCTTTAAAAGAAAAATCCTGCCCGCAATAGTCAGCACCCTGCTAACTATCACTCTTATGGTCCTTATACGCAGTTTTGTACGCACCTCTTATTTAAAACCATATTTCAGCATGGACGCTCTCGAGGTAACTTTACAATACTCTCCGTTAATAGTTTTCTTGATTGCCCTGAGTCTTGGCCTAGGAATAATTGTGTACATGCTAAAAATAGCCAGTCAGGCCAAAAAGGAGGTCTAAGATGAACTATCCTGTGTGGGAGCTGACTACTTTAGGCGGCGGTTTTTTGATTGCATTGATATCCGTTATCCATGTCTATATTGCCCACTTTGCAGTTGGAGGCGGACTTTTCCTGGTTTTAACCGAAAGAAAAGCCTATGCAGAAAACTCTTCCGCCATGCTGGAATACACCAAAAAACACGCCAAATTTTTTCTCCTTTTGACTATGGTTGCGGGTGGAGTCACCGGTGTGGGCATTTGGTTCATCATCTCTCTTTTAAGTCCAGCAGGCACCTCCATTCTCATCCACAATTTTGTCTTCGCCTGGGCTACTGAATGGGTCTTTTTTCTGGCCGAAATCGTAGCCCTGTTCATCTATTACTACACCTTTAACCGTCTGGACAAAGAAAAGCACCTGCTTATTGGCTGGCTCTACTTTGCTTTTGCCTGGCTCTCTCTTTTTGTCATCAACGGAGTCATTGATTTCATGCTCGCTCCGGGCAACTGGCTAAACACACATAATTTCTGGGACGGATTTTTCAACCCACTGTTCTGGCCATCTCTATTTTTCCGAACCTTTATCGCATTTATCCTGGCTTCCTTATTCGGGCTGGTCACGGCTACTTTTCTAAAAGACAGCACTGCCCGACAAAAAATGGTTCGCTATTGTGTCAAATGGCTGCCAATACCATTTTTACTCATGCTTGTCTGCGCATACTGGTATTTTAACTCCATTCCAGATGCTCCCCGAGAGATTGTTCTCAACGTCTCTCCGGAACTCGCCCGCTATTTAGACTGGTTTCTCTATCTCACCCCTGTTGTTTTCCTTGTAGCTCTCTTTTTGGCCATCAAATTGCCTGGATCCGTACAGAGAGTTGTCTCTTTGGCCCTTTTACTCATTGGCTTAATGTACATGGGATCTTTTGAATTCATCCGGGAAGGCGCGCGGCGGCCATTTGTCATCTATGACGTCCTTTACTCCAACTCCATTCTGAAAGCTAACGCCGAGGAAATAAATAAAAAAGGCCTCCTCAAAACAGCCAAATGGATAAAATACAAGCAAATTACCCCGGAAAATGAATTGGAAGTCGGACAGAAGATATTTCAGCTCTTATGCGCCTCCTGTCATTCCATCGGAGGGCCATTAAACGATATACTGCCCCTGACCAAAAAATTTAACTCTGTCTTTGGCCTGGACTCGCAACTAAATGGCCTGGGTAAAATAAATAATTATATGCCCCTATTTTTTGGTACACATCAAGAGCGCTGGGCCCTGGCCAGATATATCGTCGAGGAGTTACATGGCGGTGAAGACAAACAACTTGCTCAAAAACCAAAAGAATTACCTTATGAGATCCCTCCTTATGATCAGGAAAAAGATGAATATGTACTCCTGGCCTGGAACAACTTAGGCATGCACTGTATTTCTGATAGTGACCCTTATTGGATACTTCTACCGCCAGCCAATGACCTCTATGCCCAGCTCATCCGCAGAGGAGAGCTGCCAGAGATAGTCACTGAGGGAGTTGAGTTGCGCTATCAAGTACAAGCAGGTTTTGAAAACCCATCCAAACATGTTCGCTTTTGGGAGTTCTCCAAGTCCCTTGTAGGCAAAGAACTACCCCTTAATATTGGAGTCTCAGGAAACGGGTTGAGCGGAAGCATGAAGCTGGAAGAAGATTTAGGGGCCTTTGTGGCTGACCTGGTACCAGTTGTTCCTTATCCTGACGATGGTTCATTTAATCCCTATCCACTGTTTACCATAGAGGCAGTAGATAAAAAAACAGGAAAAGTCCTGGCCACAACACGCATCGTCGCTCCAACCTCCACGGAAATGGGCTGTAAAAATTGCCATGGCGGCAAGTGGCGGGTAGCCGGGGTAGCTGGCTTTACTGCAGAAACCGCACTTGATATCTTAAAAGTGCATGACCGAATCAATAAAACCAACCTGTTCGAAAAGGCCAAAAAGGGCCAACCAATGCTCTGTCAAAGCTGTCACCCCGATCCAGTCCTGGGCACCAAGGGCAAGCCGGGCATTCCCAACTTCCCGGCAGCCATTCACGGTTGGCACGCTAATTATTTAACAGACCGGGGACCAGAAGCATGTTTTAACTGCCATCCTTCATCCCCTACCGGCCCCACCGAATGCTTACGCGGAGTGCATAAGCAGGTAGGCTTAGATTGCACCAGTTGTCACGGCTACCTGGAAGACCACGCCTTGAGTCTGCTTTTGCACGAGCAAAAACAGGGTAAAAAAGTGGATAAGCTAATGCGTTACTTAAAACCACGCAATGTAGCTACTGTGGAAGAAATTAATCCCAGGATTCCCTGGCTCAATGAACCGGATTGTCTGAGTTGTCATCAAGACTTTCAAAAACCAGCCAGCAAAAATGTTTCCGGATTTAATACCTGGACCAAGGATGCAAATGAATTATATCGCCTACGTACCGACCAGGCTGGTCTCATGTGTGAATCATGTCACGGGGCTACCCACGCCAACTATCCGGCCCGAAACCTCTTTGGCCGAAACCGGGATAATATCCCGCCTCTCCAGTACCAGGGCACCAATCTACCCATCGGGGCTAACAAGAATTGCAAACTCTGCCATACCATTGATATGGAAGACGAGGGCCACCATGAAAATATGCTTAGAAACTTTAGAAATATGCAGTTAATAAGTACCGGCAAGTAAGTTTGTCTCTTACCTGTACTCTAGTCCAGGTAAGCACAGCCTTTCACCTGCAATCCCGCCTTGTTGGGATTGCAGGTGATTCTTTTTACGTTAAGCGACTCACACTCAGTGACACAATGGGTGAGATTGCCACGGGCAGCTCCGCTGCCCTAGCAATGACAATCTCGCCCCTGTCATTGCGAGGAGCGAGCTTTAGCGAAGCGACGAAGCAATCTCAAACTTTAAACTGCAAAAAACACACATTTTAGTGTGTAAAATTAATTTTCTGTAGACATCAAGAACCAAAAGAACATTAAAAATCACATTGAGAGAAATTTTGCTTCAAACTGCTCTGCAGGGATAGGAGGGCTGAAGAGATAGCCCTGAACCTGGTCACATCCGAACTCTTCAAGCATACGTAATTGTTCCTCTGTTTCCACCCCTTCGGCTATGACCTTAAGTCCCAAGCTATGGCCTAAAAAAATGATGGTTTTTACAATGACCTGAGCATCTTCGCTGCTAGTAAACTCTTCGATGAAACTGCGATCTATCTTTAACAAGTCAAGAGGAAAGCGCTTTAAATAAGCCAGGGACGAGTATCCAGTGCCAAAATCGTCGACAGCAATCTTAAACCCAATCGCTTTCAGCTGATTCAAAATTTGGACACTTTTTTTCACGTCACGCATAATCATTGATTCAGTAAGTTCTAACTCCAAAAATTTAGGCGAAATACCTTCTCGTTTCACTGCTTCGTGCACTTCTCTGGTAATATCGCCAAACCAAAATTGTTGCGCAGACAAATTCACAGCCACATGAAAATCATTTTGTCCCCTAGCCTGCCACCTTTTTAGTGTAGAACAGACATCATTAATAACCCACTGGCCAATTTCATAAATGAGACCAGTCTCTTCAGCCACCGGAATAAACTCATCAGGAGGAACCAATCCTTGTATGGGATGTTGCCAACGAATCAAGGCCTCTGCACCAACAATTTTTCTGGTTTTCATCTGAACCTTGGGTTGATAAAAAAGAAGAAACTGTTTTTTCTTCAATGCGTGCTGCAGTTCATTTTGTATGGAAAGCCTTCTTTGTACCTTTTTGTGTAGCTTGGCAGAAAAAAAGTTATAGTTGTTTTTCCCCTCGGACTTGGCCTGGTACATGGCGGAATCAGCGTTTTGCATCAAAGTCACTTCATCTCGGCCATCATCAGGGTATATAGTAATCCCGATGCTGACAGTT
Coding sequences within it:
- a CDS encoding PilZ domain-containing protein — translated: MSEKRRRLRVKVELPVFIFQGGQKFELKTKNISLKGLLATAEPALVRNEKCRLKIFLGLDSVIEIEGKIVRSDKKELAVDFIKMDETSFNYLHNLVRFYSEDADKVDEEMLTPAFDLKDLEE
- a CDS encoding M16 family metallopeptidase; the protein is MIKKIIFMGLLFMLLNAQSPFAAAAEQVVVLPNGLTVLVEEDQRFPLVAIRLYVRAGSAYETEEQAGISHFLEHMVFKGTKKRGPGQVAREVESVGGYINAATSFDYTVYTVDLPDKYWKLGLDIVQDMVFGSTFDPKELDQEKNVVLAELQRGEDNPGQKLFKLIQAKVWAGLPYARPIIGYPQTVKNLSGQDLKSYIRKFYQPRSMLLVVCGNVHKNEVIAQAEKVFGGLNNQETLELSQEFRVKPVQETLNFSEHIQVEHGPWKKVYVNMALPIPGLSSADGPALEVLAYVLGGDMSSKLYRKFKYELQLVDDISCSALMLERAGMLYFNVMLDPDKVEQFWEEFIQEISTLKLKDLPQELIDRAKLNLEDELFQSKETLSGLASKLGYFQFFEGSVQAEEKYLYQLRHVDKKELREVLDKYFRPESFYASLLLPDSVKLDGETFAAYLKKWPGKNEVKQEIVGIETREREILDLGQGRTLVLINDPTLPYTAVSMAWPGGDSLLGSKEQGLAELTAKCLTRGTKNMTAPMIQDFLSDRAAYLSASAGREQFVLTAKFPLRFSQDLYRLLGDVILEPAFETEEVRRAIDDQIAEIKAQEDQPLGYAFRHVFPFLFSKGAYSYFHLGRIEDVQKITKADVARFWEKQKKAPFVLAICGQIDQKALNDFVVRLKQSPVLEVEKGSEFSWSQKRKKNLFLRDRNQTHILQIFPVPGLEDPDSPGLNVLKRVLAGQGGLLFRELRDKQGLCYTVTAILWQTPQTGFLAFYIGTYPEKIDQAEQGFQDIVKMLQQKVLSEEEVNRAKNVYVGEYIRNHQSLGSRSREAASLLVKGLDVDFNKRLIKAIQKIEPEDLKKLARKYLRLDNAYLLRVLPQEEN
- a CDS encoding cytochrome ubiquinol oxidase subunit I, which encodes MNYPVWELTTLGGGFLIALISVIHVYIAHFAVGGGLFLVLTERKAYAENSSAMLEYTKKHAKFFLLLTMVAGGVTGVGIWFIISLLSPAGTSILIHNFVFAWATEWVFFLAEIVALFIYYYTFNRLDKEKHLLIGWLYFAFAWLSLFVINGVIDFMLAPGNWLNTHNFWDGFFNPLFWPSLFFRTFIAFILASLFGLVTATFLKDSTARQKMVRYCVKWLPIPFLLMLVCAYWYFNSIPDAPREIVLNVSPELARYLDWFLYLTPVVFLVALFLAIKLPGSVQRVVSLALLLIGLMYMGSFEFIREGARRPFVIYDVLYSNSILKANAEEINKKGLLKTAKWIKYKQITPENELEVGQKIFQLLCASCHSIGGPLNDILPLTKKFNSVFGLDSQLNGLGKINNYMPLFFGTHQERWALARYIVEELHGGEDKQLAQKPKELPYEIPPYDQEKDEYVLLAWNNLGMHCISDSDPYWILLPPANDLYAQLIRRGELPEIVTEGVELRYQVQAGFENPSKHVRFWEFSKSLVGKELPLNIGVSGNGLSGSMKLEEDLGAFVADLVPVVPYPDDGSFNPYPLFTIEAVDKKTGKVLATTRIVAPTSTEMGCKNCHGGKWRVAGVAGFTAETALDILKVHDRINKTNLFEKAKKGQPMLCQSCHPDPVLGTKGKPGIPNFPAAIHGWHANYLTDRGPEACFNCHPSSPTGPTECLRGVHKQVGLDCTSCHGYLEDHALSLLLHEQKQGKKVDKLMRYLKPRNVATVEEINPRIPWLNEPDCLSCHQDFQKPASKNVSGFNTWTKDANELYRLRTDQAGLMCESCHGATHANYPARNLFGRNRDNIPPLQYQGTNLPIGANKNCKLCHTIDMEDEGHHENMLRNFRNMQLISTGK